The DNA segment GAGGTGAGGATTGTCCAAAACCATATAAAGAGACCATTTTAAATTCCCAACATATTATTACTATTAAGTGTCTTGACAAAAGTACATATTTGTACAGACTTCCTCATGTAAAAGACACTATTTTCAAACTGTCAGGATCTAGAAGCAGTTAAAATCCTTTAAGAAAGTATTATTCGAGGAAATTGATGTAAAGAGAAAAGAACCACATCCACCTAAAGTATCACCTGAGAGGCTGAGAAAAGAACTACATCAAAATGGTTGTTGTTAACAGCATTTCATTTTTGACATCCCTAGTCATACAAGGAAACCAATATGTTTGTGGCCATATTGCATCATACAAAGATGCATACCAGAACTAAAGTTTAGAACTTCTGCACACAAGCTGATCCCAGAAGGAAGTTTACCAAAGCTAATTCACATCTCCTCATACACCAACATAAATGACTGCGACAAAGTAGAAGCCCTTGAGTAACACTAACTATGATTTGGTTAACCCATGAATCAGCAAAATCAACAACATGAAACCCTATAAATTTCACATCCAAGAAATTCCCTTAAAGCAAACATTCATATGTTAAATAAGCTGTTGTGACAACTACAGACAGCGAGACTGGACAACATATGGTTTATACCCAATAGCAAATCACACATAACAAGCTCCTATTTTTTATAAAGAAATATGCCACTTGTCAATGCAGAGAGCTAAACTACACAAAGTTAGCAATTAACAGAACTACAAACAGAAACAAAACTAGAAAAACAGGTTCACCCTAAATTAGTTTACTTTTGCAAGATGTTAATCCCAGAAGCTCCCATAGCTTCGCGCACCAGCTTCCCCTGCTCAGTGATCAGTTCCACCCTCCTGAAGCACAAGTCAAACTCAGCTAACTTCAAAGACATCAACTTTTCCTTCATCTCATTCCTCGTTTCAATACTAATCAACCCAGAATTCTCTTCAAGCCACTTCTCCAATTCAGCAACACTTCTCTCACACGAAACCAAACTCAAATTCTGCGCAGCTACCTCGATATTTTTCTCCCTCTTCACCACCTCAGCACTCTGTTCCTCACCTTCCTCCACTCCATTCTCCATAACAACATTATCATTGGCCTCACTCTTACTTTGCCCCTTTTTTGAAGTTGTTCCATTCTCCACTACTCTATCAACTTCTTCAACTTTCTCACCCTTATTATCAGTTTTCTCTTTACCCCAAATCTTTTTGGACAATTCATAAGTTTTTTGCTCATGGGGTTTTGAAAACGTTctctccttttttccttttttctctttcccAGCATTGTTCTCATACTTCTTTTTCAACCTCCTAATCTTATCTTGCAACTGTGTCTTACTCACATCAACATGCAAAGATTTtttaataaaatcatgaaatgCGCTCAAATCAGCAACCGGGTCGGATTTTTTCTTTAACCTGTAATCAACCATGCCCTTTAAAATAACAATTTCGTCATCTTCACTCCATAATCTCTGAAAAAGCTGCCTCTTTACATCCTCAGTGGGTGTTTTTTGCTTCACTGGAGTTTCAATCTCTTTTTTTGGTGTCTTCTTAGACCTCTTAGATTCCTTTGTTTTACCATCGTCCACCGCCACCGGCCGTTTAGCTCCGGCACCGGCGGATGGCTTCGCCGGAGGAGGAGAAGTGGGTTTGGCAGTAGCATTTGGTTTGGATCTAGGCTTGGGAGCAGATTTTTTTGGGCCATCCATGGGTTTGGATGCTAAGGGTTCTACTGTAACCGAGTTTGGTTTCTGAGTTCCAGGTTCGGATTCTGATTCAAACTCAGACTCGGACCCGGATTCCTCTGCAGAAGAAGAGGAATCTTCAGGTGGTTGAGGTTTTTTTGGAGCGGCAAATGGTGGTTTTTTCATGGGTGGTTGTTGTTTTTCGGGTTCGGGTTCGGGTTCTGACTCTGATTCAGATTCAGATTCAGAATCTGCGTTTCCCGGGGAAGAAACTTCCATTTCGTCGCCGGATTCTTCTTCCTCTTCGGTATGCTTCTTAGCCATTTGAAAGGGTAAAGGGTTTAGGCGATTAGGGCAAAGCCGCAAAGGGAAGAGAATAGAGGAGAGTAGATTACAGCTGTgtctccctctctctcttttcttttaaggCGACGTCAAATCAAGGACTTCATCACTATCGATAAGTGAGAATGCCAATGGGAATTAACcactttttctttttcaagattagtCAAATTAAAATTAAGCTCCCGCTTTAatcataattttttaaaaaaaaaatatttttttgtactaTTTTTTAGTAGATTTTGATAATAAAATCTTCAAATCTCAAACATAGCTCTAGAgtaatttttaaagttttttacTCACAAAACTTTAAATTCTTTTCAAGTAAATATATATATCCAAACACAATTTTAACTTTTGAAAACCATTTTTATCTCATTTTTAAATACTcaattttttcaagtttcaactaaATTTATATCCAAACGTAGCTACAATTCAAGAATACAACTCTATacaaataatttaattttttcgATTAAATATTAAAGTATGAAGTAGTAAAttagggatatatatatatatgtaaaataAATTATGTAGTAAGCTTTTaccatgagattgagtctgtaCATTTAAATAGTGCAAGTTAGCATGAATATCAACCAAAATCAAATTAGGCATAAAACAAGTTCTAGCTGGTTTTTGTTTTAGCAGTTTTTGTTGGAAATTAAATCAAGATTAATTAGTATTCCTAAGTTGTCTAGGATTTAGTATTTATTAGTTTATTTAATCCATGTCTAGTTAGGTTTGATTTACCAAGTTCATATTGGAATAGGTTTTATTAGTCTAGTCAATTTTagattgtagtattataaatagGGGTGCTACTACATATTTTCTATTGTAGAGAGGTAACTACGATATAGAGAGAGATTCAAGAGTTTATGAGTTGTGGAAAAGCCTCCTACCAAGTTCTCTCCctagtttaataaaaaaaaattgtatagTCTTTGTTAAATTTTTGCTTGTGCCTAAATTGTTCTTCGGAGTATTTTAATCCTTcaaattggtatcaaagcctGGGTGAGATTCTGTCAGAGCCGGTAGgagatccaatatatatatatatatatatatatacactctaTTACCTAATTGTCCTGTTTTTATGTTTGATGGCAAAAGTAATTTCAAACTTGGTATCAACAGATGAAGAATTTTTTTAAGGCTATTGGATTATGGTCTACTATTGATGAAGAATTTGAGGAACCCCTAGAAGGCATAACGTTGATGGGTGATGCAGCTACGcaattggagaagaagaaactTTTAGATTATAAGGCACGCTACTATCTCGTCATTAAGGTCGAATTGCATGTATCTAAGAGATATTTGCATGCAAAGTCATCAAAGGAGGCTTGGACAATCTTGGTGAAGTCATATCAAAAAGTTGCTAACATAAGAAAGAGAAACTGCAAGAGTTTAGGAGTCAATTTGAGTTAACTCGTATGAGACCAACAGAGTCTATCAAAGAAATTTTTAcaagaattgaagaaatagtcAATGGTCTAAGGGCCAATGGAGAAGTATTGGAAAAAGTTAAATTTGTTGAAAAAATATTGCAGTCTCTAAGTTTAAAGTTTAACAACAAAAAAATTATTCTTGAAGCTACCAAAGATCTTAGCACTCTCAGACTTGATGATTTACAAGTGGGATTGGTGACATGCGAGAGATCATTGAATCAACAGAAAGATGAGACAATGGAGGATGCATTGCAATAAAAAGATGATCaaccaaaagaaaaggaagacaCATCAAATCCGGCGGAGATAAATTAAGATggccaaaattcaaaaatataggAGAAAAGAAGAGAAGGTACATGCAATTTTTGTTGTGATAGAGATTATATTGAATGCAAAGGAAAGTCAAATAATATTCAAATtgatctttcaaaaatttattcgATGATTAAAAGGATGATTTAGTTGCAAGGGATGCCAGTCCAAAAGAGGTTAGTATTTCACAAGAAAAATTATTTGATGGTACTGGAGATGAACCGAGTAATGAAAGAAGCAAGATGATTCATCAAGAGAAAGTCTCTGATGATCTGCACAAGATTGAGGCAAAAATAGCTTGGGATCCAGAACTACAACACATGATTATAGATATTGAAGATACAAACAATTACATGCCATTGTTCGAGATTGCATGTTTC comes from the Nicotiana sylvestris chromosome 4, ASM39365v2, whole genome shotgun sequence genome and includes:
- the LOC104245929 gene encoding probable transcription factor At1g61730, encoding MAKKHTEEEEESGDEMEVSSPGNADSESESESESEPEPEPEKQQPPMKKPPFAAPKKPQPPEDSSSSAEESGSESEFESESEPGTQKPNSVTVEPLASKPMDGPKKSAPKPRSKPNATAKPTSPPPAKPSAGAGAKRPVAVDDGKTKESKRSKKTPKKEIETPVKQKTPTEDVKRQLFQRLWSEDDEIVILKGMVDYRLKKKSDPVADLSAFHDFIKKSLHVDVSKTQLQDKIRRLKKKYENNAGKEKKGKKERTFSKPHEQKTYELSKKIWGKEKTDNKGEKVEEVDRVVENGTTSKKGQSKSEANDNVVMENGVEEGEEQSAEVVKREKNIEVAAQNLSLVSCERSVAELEKWLEENSGLISIETRNEMKEKLMSLKLAEFDLCFRRVELITEQGKLVREAMGASGINILQK